The stretch of DNA TTCGTTACGCAACGAAAACCGGCGTTGAAGAATTTAGGGTTTGGTTGAAATGGTTCCGCGAAGGTAACAAAATGAAGAGTCTCTGTCAAGGTTTGGAACGGCCGAAAGATCCGTTAGATGGTATCCACGTGACGTTTCGTGGCGCAAGGAAAGAGTTTCACGATGGGTTTCGTGCTAGGGTTGCAGCTTTAAGACCCAATGGCCCAATTTCTAGAAGGTTCTTTACCCAAAACGTTACCGTTTTAGTGGTTGGCGATTCGATTTTCGTTCACGGTGGTTTGTTGCCAGATCACGTTTCTTATGGTTTGGAGAAGATAAATGCTGAAGTTAGTGATTGGGTTAATGGTTCCGCCGGTAGGATTTCGCCGCCTTATTGCCGTGGGAGGAATGCAGTTGTTTGGCTTAGGAAATTCTCCGATGAGGTTGCGGTGAATTGTGATTGTTCAACTCTTGAGCATGTTCTGTCAACGATTCCTGGTGTTAAGAGAATGATAATGGGGCATACTATTCAGAGTGATGGAATTAATGCTGTTTGTGATAACAAGGCAATTCGAATTGATGTTGGTATGTCGAACGGATGTGGTGGTGGTTTGCCTGAGGTTTTGGAGATTAATGGGACTTCAGGGGTTCGGATATTGACATCAAATCCTTTATATCAGAATAAGGAAAATGCTTCTGGATTTGATGTTGGGAAGGAGGAAGGGTCTGGATTGTTGCTAACTGAACATGGTGGACCTAGGCAAGTGGAAGTTAAAGCTTAAAAGCTTTTAACTAATGTGCTAGTTGAATCATTGTTTAGATTAAGGCAAATGTTGCAATAAAGGTTTCTCATTCTTGTGCATTGGAGATGGAGGTATCTCTTTCCTTTGCCTTATTGTTTAGTGATTAGGATTTGGAACTTTTTAGGGGATGTTGATTTCTCAATAAACTTAAGTGGATTGCTAACATCATCATTGATCTTGTTACATGATAGATTCCCGGTAGACTTATTTGACAGTGTAATTGAACATGGACACATACTTGTTTAACAAAGATTGACATTTTAACACTGCAGAGTGCAGAACTTACAATTGAATGCTTCATTGTTTTTTGCTTTAATTTTTACTGGGACTTTACGGCAAAAATATTGTTTTCCTAGGTGCATAATTGCATATGCAAAACCTGCAATTTTTTCCCTAAATTTCATAGCTTGCTTGTTATATTGCCAGTAGCTGAGGCCGTTTTGTTGATGGCATAGGATATGTTCTTGTTTCAATGTTGTTGCCAACTTTTTTAAATTGTCATAGTGTGAATGAGGTAAATATAGTGACCAGAGCTAAAATCCTTAGAACACATTACAAGCACTAAGGATTTATGCCTTGCTGCATGTTTTTCTAAATCTTTGGGACTGTGATTTTATTCACTATTCATTCTCCCTAGGTCTATTCATTCAATGGCAGCATTTTTAGTTtccaattgtttttttaaagccAAGATATGTAAAACAGAAGAAGGAAAATGTTGGGctagaaaatgaaattattcGCAGGTGAGTTTATtagatgaaaagaaaaatatacacAACGGAGTTAATCTCCCATCACTTAGAGCATTCTCCAGTTCACAACTTTACATTTAAGCCAAAAAGAGTAAAACAGAAGAAGGAAAATATTTGGCTAGAAAAAGAGATTATTTGTACGTTGGTATGTTAGATGAAAGGATAAATAAACACAAAGGAGCTAATCTCCCCTCAATTAGAGCATTCTCTAGGT from Cicer arietinum cultivar CDC Frontier isolate Library 1 chromosome 3, Cicar.CDCFrontier_v2.0, whole genome shotgun sequence encodes:
- the LOC101506168 gene encoding shewanella-like protein phosphatase 2; its protein translation is METEKETSNSFCKHVPNLLSSFVDTFVDFSVSGLFLPSPPTSPPPPLPTRLPSPQRLIAVGDLHGDLEKSKQALRLAGVIDSSDRYTGGSATVVQVGDVLDRGGDELKILYLLEKLKREAARCGGSIITMNGNHEIMNVEGDFRYATKTGVEEFRVWLKWFREGNKMKSLCQGLERPKDPLDGIHVTFRGARKEFHDGFRARVAALRPNGPISRRFFTQNVTVLVVGDSIFVHGGLLPDHVSYGLEKINAEVSDWVNGSAGRISPPYCRGRNAVVWLRKFSDEVAVNCDCSTLEHVLSTIPGVKRMIMGHTIQSDGINAVCDNKAIRIDVGMSNGCGGGLPEVLEINGTSGVRILTSNPLYQNKENASGFDVGKEEGSGLLLTEHGGPRQVEVKA